The following are from one region of the Lytechinus variegatus isolate NC3 chromosome 4, Lvar_3.0, whole genome shotgun sequence genome:
- the LOC121412780 gene encoding L-rhamnose-binding lectin CSL3-like: MAATARKAIFCCFLVAASIGASRAIVERACEGRTLSLECPNGFLISINHANYGRTAGAGICPHSHIQTTSCFAGNSLSIVNANCDGRSSCSVSANNGVFGDPCVGTYKYLEVDYSCQPDPDCTRERRCEGGSINLHCPAETPAIHICSALYGRQLPGSAVCPHPRIQTTNCAASSSLSKVRSFCQGRSSCSVAASNNVFGDPCGGTYKYLEIDYVCARRGRSCEGGTLTLSCSSGQTILVLDAFYGRMAGPEICPHSQVSNRNCRAASSISIVETACNGQTSCSVGARNSVFGDPCVGTYKYLEVLYQCA, from the exons ATGGCTGCAACGGCAAGAAAGGCGATTTTCTGTTGCTTCCTAGTGGCTGCATCGATTGGAGCTTCTCGTGCGATTG TGGAAAGGGCATGTGAAGGAAGAACCCTTTCTCTGGAGTGTCCCAACGGATTCCTAATCAGTATCAACCATGCAAATTATGGTCGTACTGCCGGCGCGGGGATCTGCCCTCATAGCCACATCCAGACAACATCATGCTTCGCCGGCAATTCACTCAGTATCGTCAACGCCAACTGTGATGGAAGATCATCATGCAGTGTCTCAGCTAACAATGGCGTATTCGGCGACCCCTGTGTTGGTACCTACAAGTACCTCGAGGTAGACTACTCCTGCCAGCCTGATCCCGACTGTACAAGAGAACGCAGATGTGAAGGAGGTTCCATCAACCTGCACTGCCCTGCAGAAACCCCGGCTATTCACATCTGCAGTGCCCTGTACGGCCGACAACTTCCCGGATCAGCTGTATGCCCCCACCCTCGTATCCAAACCACCAACTGCGCCGCTTCCAGCTCCTTGTCTAAAGTCCGATCGTTCTGTCAGGGCCGATCTTCCTGTTCCGTCGCTGCTTCTAACAATGTCTTTGGTGACCCTTGCGGCGGAACCTACAAGTACCTGGAAATTGACTACGTATGCGCACGACGTGGTCGAAGTTGTGAAGGAGGTACCCTAACCCTCAGCTGTTCATCTGGACAGACCATCTTAGTCTTGGATGCGTTCTACGGACGCATGGCAGGTCCAGAAATCTGTCCTCATTCCCAGGTGTCCAATCGAAACTGTCGAGCGGCGAGCAGCATCAGCATCGTCGAAACCGCATGCAATGGCCAAACATCATGCTCCGTGGGTGCAAGGAACAGCGTCTTCGGAGATCCTTGCGTGGGGACTTACAAGTATCTCGAAGTTCTCTACCAAT GTGCCTGA
- the LOC121414442 gene encoding L-rhamnose-binding lectin CSL3-like translates to MATMARKLILCCFFLSASFGASRAIVERECQGGTLSLECPNGFLISINYANYGRTAGKDICPHRYIRTTRCFARKSLKIVKENCDGRPSCSVAANNDVFGEPCFGTFKYLEVDYSCHRNPGCNREQGCEGQDINLQCPEETPAIHICNAMFGRQLPGSDLCPHPNIRTTNCASPISLNRVRSRCEGRSSCSVAASRNVFGEPCYGTYKYLEIDYVCARRGRMCEGGTLTLSCSSGQIILVMDVFYGRKAGQEVCPNFHVFNQNCQAENSVGKVEAACNGKSSCSVDASNSVFGDPCKGTQKYLDVLYECKQYCLSS, encoded by the exons ATGGCTACAATGGCAAGAAAATTGATTCTCTGTTGCTTCTTTCTGTCTGCGTCATTTGGAGCTTCTCGTGCTATTG TGGAAAGGGAATGTCAAGGAGGAACCCTTTCTCTGGAGTGTCCCAACGGATTCCTCATCAGTATCAACTATGCAAATTATGGTCGTACTGCCGGCAAGGATATCTGCCCACATAGATATATCCGGACAACAAGATGTTTCGCCCGCAAATCACTCAAAATCGTCAAAGAAAACTGTGACGGAAGACCATCATGCAGTGTCGCAGCTAACAATGACGTATTTGGCGAACCCTGTTTTGGTACCTTCAAGTACCTCGAGGTAGACTACTCCTGCCACCGCAATCCCGGCTGTAACAGAGAACAAGGGTGTGAGGGACAGGACATCAATCTGCAGTGCCCTGAAGAAACCCCGGCTATTCACATCTGCAATGCAATGTTTGGCCGACAACTTCCCGGATCAGATTTGTGCCCCCATCCTAACATCCGAACCACCAACTGCGCCTCTCCCATCTCGTTGAATAGAGTTCGATCTCGTTGTGAGGGCCGATCTTCCTGTTCCGTCGCTGCTTCTAGAAATGTATTTGGTGAACCTTGCTACGGAACTTACAAGTACCTGGAAATTGATTACGTTTGTGCACGACGTGGTCGGATGTGTGAAGGAGGTACCCTGACCCTCAGCTGTTCATCTGGGCAGATTATCTTAGTCATGGATGTGTTCTACGGACGCAAGGCAGGTCAAGAAGTCTGCCCCAATTTCCACGTGTTCAATCAGAACTGTCAGGCGGAGAACAGTGTCGGCAAAGTCGAAGCCGCATGCAATGGCAAATCATCATGCTCCGTGGATGCAAGCAACAGTGTCTTCGGGGATCCGTGCAAGGGAACTCAAAAGTACCTCGACGTTCTTTACGAATGTAAGCAATATTGTCTTTCCTCTTAG